GCCAGCCTCTCCACCGTCTCGTGCCAGTGCCCGGGATCGAGCGGCACTGTGCCGCCGCCGGGCATGCGCTGATCGGCGCAGAGCCGCAGCACCGCCTCGGGCGCGCCCTTGGCATGGATGCGGCGGCGGCCATCGGGGTCGCGGTGCAGCACCGCCATATAGCGATGCGCCGCATCGAAGGGGATCGCGTCGAGCCGCTCCCAGTCGGGGAACGGGTCCGCCCCCTGCCCGGAGATCTTGCCCGCCAGCGCCACCAGCGCGCCCTCCATCGGGTCGCCCTCGACCCGCCAGCCCTGCTCGCCCTCATGCAGTACCGCGTCGTTGCAGAGCCCCGCCGCAAGCGCGAATTCGCCCAGCACCGCATGCTCGGCGGGGTGCGCATCGGCATCGCGCCAGCGCACCGCACCCTGCGGCGCGTAGCCGTCGCTGTCGACCGCATAGACGTGTTCCGCCGCCGCCAGAGAGGACACCGCCATCTCGTTGCGCGTCAGCGTGCCGGTCTTGTCCGAGCAGATCACCGAGACCGCGCCCAGCGTCTCGATGGCCGGCAGGCGGCGGACGATGGCATTGCGGTTGGCCATGGCGCGCACACCGACCGCAAGCGTGATGGTCAGCACGGCGGGGAGGCCCTCGGGGATCGCCGCCACCGAGAGGCCGACCACCGCCATGAACAGCCCGCCGAACTCCAGATGCCAGACATAGTAGCCATAGGCGAGCACGCTGGCGGCGACGATCAGGATAAACACCGTCAGCCAGCGCGCAAAGATATCCATCTGATGCACCAGCGGCGTGGTCAGGGTCTCGACCCCCGCCAGCATGCCGCTGATATGGCCGATCTCGGTCTGCGCGCCGGTGGCGGTCACCACGCCGCGCCCGGTGCCCGCCGCGATCAGCGTGCCGCTGTAGAGCATCGAGGCGCGGTCGCCCAGCGCGGCATCGGCGGCGACGGGCTCGGTGCCCTTGTCCACCGGCACGGATTCGCCCGTGAGCACCGCCTCCTCGGCCTTGAGCCCGCGCGCCTGCAACAGCCGCAGATCGGCGGGCACGCGGTCACCCGCCTCCAGCAGCACGATATCGCCGGGCACCAGATCGGCGGCGTCGAGGCTCACCCGCTGACCGCCGCGCAACGCTGCGCTGTGCGGTGCCAGCATGCCCCGGATCGCGCCCATGGCCTGCTCGGCGCGGCCCTCCTGGATGAAACCGATCACCGCGTTGACCACCACCACGGCGACGATCACGCTGGTATCCACCCAGTGCTGGAGCAGACCGGTCACCACCGCCGCGCCGATCAGCACATAGATCAGCACATTGTTGAACTGCTGTAGAAAGCGCCAAAGCAGGCCGGGCTGCGGCGGCTCGGGCAGGCGGTTGGCGCCATGCGTCTCGCGCCGCGCCGCCGCCTCCTCCGGCGTCAGCCCGCCGGCATCGGCCTCAAGCGCCGCCAGCGCCTCGGACACGGTTGCCGCGTGAAGATCCTTCGCATCGCCTGTCATCGTCTCACCCTGTTCCGCCGCTGCTGGAACGGCTCTTGCGGTTCGGGCGGGCCACCCGTGCAAGGCGGCTCCGGGCCCATGAGTCTCTCGGAGG
The window above is part of the Salipiger abyssi genome. Proteins encoded here:
- a CDS encoding HAD-IC family P-type ATPase, translated to MTGDAKDLHAATVSEALAALEADAGGLTPEEAAARRETHGANRLPEPPQPGLLWRFLQQFNNVLIYVLIGAAVVTGLLQHWVDTSVIVAVVVVNAVIGFIQEGRAEQAMGAIRGMLAPHSAALRGGQRVSLDAADLVPGDIVLLEAGDRVPADLRLLQARGLKAEEAVLTGESVPVDKGTEPVAADAALGDRASMLYSGTLIAAGTGRGVVTATGAQTEIGHISGMLAGVETLTTPLVHQMDIFARWLTVFILIVAASVLAYGYYVWHLEFGGLFMAVVGLSVAAIPEGLPAVLTITLAVGVRAMANRNAIVRRLPAIETLGAVSVICSDKTGTLTRNEMAVSSLAAAEHVYAVDSDGYAPQGAVRWRDADAHPAEHAVLGEFALAAGLCNDAVLHEGEQGWRVEGDPMEGALVALAGKISGQGADPFPDWERLDAIPFDAAHRYMAVLHRDPDGRRRIHAKGAPEAVLRLCADQRMPGGGTVPLDPGHWHETVERLASEGQRVIAVAVGEIGEGEAGFGMEALKGKLTLIGLVGLVDPPRDEAVAAVAECQAAGIAVKMITGDHAATARAIGAQIGLKNHDRVLTGAEIELLDDTELADAALATDIFARTSPAHKLRLVAALQSRGLTVAMTGDGVNDAPALKRADAGIAMGRKGSEAAKEAAELVLADDNFATIAAAVREGRTVYDNIKKVISWNLPTSAGEAMTIIVALFLGMTLPITAVQILWVNLITAVTLGLALAFEPSESGTMRRPPRPRGESLLTGGLVWHVVLVSLLFVVAVFGIYAYAIDEGHPPELAQTMAMNMLVALEIFHLFFIRNIYGTSLTFAAVRGTPVVWLCVITVTAAQFAVTYLPPLQAVFGTQPVPFHDGVLIVGVGVVFFALVETEKQMRLAFRRNAAAER